In Methanofollis sp., the genomic window AGAAGCCGCCCGCACCGCAGTGGTCGGCGTCGGCATGGGTGATCACCACCCTCCTCAGTTTCGTGCCGTCGCCGATGCCATAGTGCCTGAACATCCCGAGGACGTCGGGGTAGTAGATGCCGTAGCCGGTGTCGACCATCATGGTCTCGTCAGGGGTCTCGAAGACGTAGATGCTGCCCCCGCCAGGGAGCTGGAAGCAGAAGAGTTCCATCTCCGGGGTCACCCTGACTCGCTGGACGTCGGCGTAGAATCCGTCGCCGCAGGTCCGGTTCAGGCTCTCGCCGGTCTGTAGAATGCTCGCGAAGACCTGTCGCGGGTCGGCGCCGCGGGCGGCGAGGTCCTGGGCGATGTGGTTCATGTCGCCGAGGAGGCGGAGGAGGAAGTCGTCCCCGGCCTGCCCGGTCAGCTGCCGCAGACGCTGGGCGAACCAGATATAGAAGACGGTCTCGTCGAGTGTGTCGCCTGTCTGGTCGTACTCCAGGATCTCGATCGGGTATTGCGACTTCAGGCTGTTGAGGAGGGCGTCGACCCTCCCGCTCTCCTCCAGGCTGAGGGCGAGGGTCAGGCGGTCGGGATGGCTCCCCGTGTCGTCGAAGTCGACGTGCGCGATATTGGCGCCGACGGTCGTCGTCAGGTCAAGGAACGCGGAGAGTGCGCCGGGAACATGGGGAAGGGTGACGTGGAAACGCAGGAAACTCAGGCCCGGGAGGTGGGTCTGGAGATAGCCGATGGCGGCGAGGTCGTTCCTGATGGCGACATGTGCCTCGGGATATGCCGTTACCTCAAGAAAAACGGTGGATGGGTCGATACACCTGCTGTACTGGATGCGGTTGATGTTCCCGCCGTGCCGCATGATGATCCCGGCCGCCCGGTGAAGGGCGCCGGGACGGTCGGGCATGCGGGCGACGAAGGAGATCTTCTCTTTCTGGGCCTCCATATCTGGAGATCAATGGGAGGACCGCGGCAATAAATGTCGGGGGTCCTCAGGACGGGACGAGGACATAGACGGCAAAACCCATGTACTCCCGCCCGTAGGCGGCGTACTCGTCCTGGATACGGTAGAGGTACTCGCGCACTTCGTCGGCGTCCGTGTCGTCGGGGTGGTCGCGCAGCCAGGCAAGGAGCCCCTGCCAGTTGCCCGACTCGTAGGCGTCCCAGTCGTCGGGCGACGCCCGGAAGATGGCCGCGACATCGAAGCCCGCGTCCCGTGCCGCCTGAAAGATCTCGTACTCGGTGAGGACGTCGCGCCACTCCCGGGCAAACTCAGGGGGGACGTTGTCCCGCGCCCAGTACCTCTCGCCGATGACGATCCTGCCGTCGGGCTCAAGCCACTCGCTCATCGCCTCAAGGGCACCGGCAAAGCCGCCCCAGATGTGGGAAGAACCGATGCAGGCCGCACAGTCGTACGGGCGGTCGGGCGTCTCGTCCCGCACGTCGGCCAGGTCGATCCCGATCCGCGGGGAGAGCCCCTCCTTTGCGAGGAGGGCCGCGGCCCGCCGGCAGGCGTCCTCCCTGATGTCAAGGCCGCGCCCGGCGATCCCGAACCTCTTCCCCCAGAGAGCAAGGATCGTCCCGTAACCGCAACCGAATTCCACAACCCGGTCATCGGCGGAGAGGCCGGCCACCTCACCGGCACTGACCACCTTTTCAGGTGTCGTGGGGTTCATGATGGCCATGCCACTCGTCGAGATCGAGATGAGATCAAAATATTCCACCCTGAAACGTGGATGGTCCGGGGATATAGGGCCATCGCAGGGTGCGTGAAAGGGGGGTGTGAGAAGGGCAGGTGTGCCTGCCCACCTGTTCAGAGCCGGTTGGACCTGGTGCTCTTCTTCACCGGCGCAGCTTCTGTCTTGACATCCGCGTCCTTCTTACCCCTGGACGAGGAGCGCTTCTGGGTCTCATAGGTCATAGAGGACTCACCTCCTATCCTGATCAGATATTCTCAGATCTGTCATGCGAGGGATAAAGATTGTCGGAGCGCAACGGAAGATCCTCCCGGCGAACCGTATTCCATGGGCATTCCAGAGGGTTTTGCGCGGAGCGCGCCGGAGGGGATCAGGAAAAAGAAGAGGGGCATCTTCCTCTGCCGGCATGG contains:
- a CDS encoding MBL fold metallo-hydrolase, giving the protein MEAQKEKISFVARMPDRPGALHRAAGIIMRHGGNINRIQYSRCIDPSTVFLEVTAYPEAHVAIRNDLAAIGYLQTHLPGLSFLRFHVTLPHVPGALSAFLDLTTTVGANIAHVDFDDTGSHPDRLTLALSLEESGRVDALLNSLKSQYPIEILEYDQTGDTLDETVFYIWFAQRLRQLTGQAGDDFLLRLLGDMNHIAQDLAARGADPRQVFASILQTGESLNRTCGDGFYADVQRVRVTPEMELFCFQLPGGGSIYVFETPDETMMVDTGYGIYYPDVLGMFRHYGIGDGTKLRRVVITHADADHCGAGGFYDAPAYMHPGTLAVIETSDRAYGSPAEGSVLETVYTTMINLFSRFNPPKDFTLFGGPTGEVRGIFPVLERFTFGGRTFEVLESLGGHVHGLVYLFCPEEGILLTSDTVINFGSLTEERRVYNSLADFLVTSVNVDSGRAREERHALLDIAAAVDRDLAAQGKRCIICGGHGAVSVLEDGKLKVFGEVEHYTPTGKKGDETVTS
- a CDS encoding methyltransferase domain-containing protein — encoded protein: MEYFDLISISTSGMAIMNPTTPEKVVSAGEVAGLSADDRVVEFGCGYGTILALWGKRFGIAGRGLDIREDACRRAAALLAKEGLSPRIGIDLADVRDETPDRPYDCAACIGSSHIWGGFAGALEAMSEWLEPDGRIVIGERYWARDNVPPEFAREWRDVLTEYEIFQAARDAGFDVAAIFRASPDDWDAYESGNWQGLLAWLRDHPDDTDADEVREYLYRIQDEYAAYGREYMGFAVYVLVPS